A region of the Geomonas subterranea genome:
CCGTTCGAGGAGGTCCTGGCCAAAAGCGACGTGCTGGTGCTGCTCTGCCCTCTCACGGAGGAGAGCCGCGGCATGATCGGTGAGGCGGAACTCAAGCTGATGCCGCGTCATGCGATTCTGGTCAATTGCGGCCGGGGAGGATTGCTGGACGAAAAGGCGCTGGCCCGGGCGCTGGAGGAAGGGGTCATCGCGGGGGCGGGGCTGGACGTCCTGACCCAGGAGCCGCCGCGGGACGGCTCTCCCCTGCTGGACCTGAAACGGCCCAACCTGATCGTAACGCCGCATGTCGCCTGGATCAGCGACCGCTCCCTCGCCACCCTCGCCGAGCAGGTGATCGGGAACGTGGAAGGTTTCGTCCTCGGCCACCCGCGCAACCTGGTGGTCTAAATAAAGGGAGGGACTAAAAGCGTCCTTTTCACAGATGACCGAAAAAAAAGCCGGGTCCCTGTTGAGGGAACCCGGCTTTTTGATTTTCAACCTGCTTAGGGCTATTCGCCGTACACGTGCAGTTTGTACTCCCCGAAGAGACCGAGGATGTTTTTGCCTTCCCAGTCCACCGCGGACACCTTGCTCACGCCGCCGTTTTTCTTGGCGGTTTCGATGCTGCAGTCACCGGTAGCCACCAGGCCCAGCACGCTCTTGCACTCGGCCACGCCATGCTTTCTCTCGCCGCCGTTCGCGGTAGCCGTCACCGGAAGCTTCAATTCGGTGTAGAGGGCGCCCATCGGGAAGGGCGAGGCACAACCGGACATGATCCCAAAACCAGCCAACAGACCTGCATAAAGAATCTTCTTCACTGCTTCCTCCTCATAACAAGATTTTCCATCTCACGTTCCAAAGCCACCGCCCAACAACAGCTTGCGCCGATGATGCAGCAATGATCTTCGGAACTTAGCCGCAGCGACCTTAGCACGTGCTTCAGATTAATTCAAGTTTTTGAACATATCCTTTCGAATAACCTGAGGGGCGAAGGTTGCGAGTCCGAGGGAAAGCACGCATAATCGTGTCCTTTCCTCGACAAAACAAGGGGGGCGTGCTAGCCTATGTCAACGCATATGCCAGGAGCAGTGGGAGGATAACCATGAGTGAGTTCACGGAGCGTCACGTCCGCCTTTTTAAGAATGGCAGGAACCAAGCCATACGGATTCCGCGTGAGTTCGAGTTGCCGGGGGACGAGGCGATCATCCACAAGGAAGGCAATCGGCTGATCATCGAGCCGGCAAAGAAGAAGTCCCTCCTGGGTCTATTGTCTACCTGGGGCCCCTCTGGTGAAGAATTTCCTGATGTTGACGAAGGCCTCGCGCAGTTGGACGACGTGGAACTTTAGCTGTGGAAGCTCTCATGTACCTCCTCGATACCAGCGTATTTTCTGACCTCATCA
Encoded here:
- a CDS encoding antitoxin, translating into MSEFTERHVRLFKNGRNQAIRIPREFELPGDEAIIHKEGNRLIIEPAKKKSLLGLLSTWGPSGEEFPDVDEGLAQLDDVEL
- a CDS encoding TRL-like family protein, whose protein sequence is MKKILYAGLLAGFGIMSGCASPFPMGALYTELKLPVTATANGGERKHGVAECKSVLGLVATGDCSIETAKKNGGVSKVSAVDWEGKNILGLFGEYKLHVYGE